The following is a genomic window from Elaeis guineensis isolate ETL-2024a chromosome 10, EG11, whole genome shotgun sequence.
ACCACCAACTTGTAGTATTCTTTCCCCCAAGGTTGGTTGTACCAACTCGAACTATCCAATTTGAGGCATACCAAACCAAACCGATGAAAAATCAAGACGATTTACCCTGTTGGCTCAGAAGAAAGGCCAAAACATTCAATTAAACCCTCCTCCAAttaacccccctcccctctcccctcAGTAAAAGCCCCCCCCTTCTGACTTGGATCATTCGAGAACCCCACCACCCCTACCTAGCCCACTCACAATTGCCCCTCCCCTTGAGATCTATCATGTTCGAAAGAAgcccccccccctcccccgcaATGTCACTGGTAAGCATCCCCCccttctccatctctctctctctctctcactcactcaCTCTCACTCTACTAGGGTTAGGGATAGAGTTTCCCATGgccctccccctcccccctccctgtCTTGCTCCACAAGGGTTATGGTTAGGGTTTAACCCTCAACCCTCGCCttgctccctccctctctctccctctctcttttctccttttctcCCTCTCCTTATTTTTGGTATGCCCTAGAATGACACGATACAGACCCACAACATGCCGAACCAATTACAAACTAGTATCCCCTCTAGCACCGGTTCGACGAACCTTATTCACAATAGTCAACAACTTAAGTAATTAATTGTCAAAATAAGAGGGATAAACTAGGTTAAACATAAACTATTGAGAAAACATAATTTCATTAAATTTTCAAGAAGTAACTACATAAACAACCCTATCTTAATCTGTGATTATGACCATAATAAGTCTTGTGACAAGGTCAGAAACCACATTTGGCCTCATAGTGTAGGCTAGAAATCACATCTAGCTCTAAGATGGAGGATTAAAAAAACTAATTACTAAATATATATTTGCTAGCAATCGGTCTCACTGGCTCACCTTAATTGTCAATAATATACCGGAGTCTCTTCCTTCCCTATAGCTCGTTCTTTCTTCACTTGCCACTTGAACACATTCATTTCCATCCTCCAGTAGCCTTTTCATGAGATTTCGACTTTCACACTTCTAATTATATAAATACTTCAATTCTACATCATTGTTATAAAACATAGCGGTCTAGGTTAATAGGACTCCTCAACCTCcacataattaataattaatcaaACAAGACCCCCTTGAGTCAAAACACCACTATGTGCTTCCATCACTTCAAATTCAACCTTTTCGCTTTCCTACAATAACTACTTTTCTTTCATGCATAACATCTGAATCTTTCTATTGCATTTATGTAGTTAAATTACTGGGGCTGCATTCTCCTCATGTAGATCTACTGCATCACATGatactttcttctttttctcccatAAGTATGTCGCTTTTGATGGTGATTTCAGGTGCATCCAGCTCCTTTGCTCTGATTATGGGCTTTGAATTTCTGATGCATAAGGTTAGAATCATCAATCGATAAGCTGTTCATGAGCAGATCATGTTTGGCTGGAAATTCAACTTGATATTGGCTTGCTTATTAAATCAGCCAAGGATAAGCTAAAATTTTGAGCTCTAGAAATAAAAGAGTCAAACTTGAGTTTGGCTCAAAATAGCTCGAGTGGTCAATAAATTATATGATTAATCATTTTGTAAATAgtaatattttatcttatttttaagtATTATAAGATTTCTTTGGAAAAGATGTATTACCTGCAATAGTTAATCGATACAGCCATTGAATTGAGAATAGATGTGTGCGGCTTCGCATTCTCCTTGTTGGCTCTCTTTGCAACAGGAGAAGTCATATCCTATCTTCTTTCTCCCTCTAGGACTTACCACCACCAGTTACCAACTTCCATATTCATCTCTTCTACAACTCACCCAAATGTGAAAATATAAATGGAGGCCTATTCCACCCTCCACTCTCTGACCAATGGAATATGTGCAGTGGAGAACGTCTATAACCCACCTTTGCCTTCTTCACTATAGCCTTTTTGTCTAATTAAGCCCCATTATTGGAATGATATAGAAGGGGTGGAACCTTACGAAGAGTGGAGTTTCAGTAAGAAGGCATGGAGAATAGTAACTGGCCTGGCCCCAGCACCACCTGTCATGGAGATGGGGAGTCTGAACCAACAGGACTTGAAATACACATTGATATGATGTCAATCCTTGCCCAGTCaatctctcttccttcccctccatgGTCCTCCAAGCCCTCCACTGCTCCTCCATTTTTACCAAGGTGAGTGGCTACCAAGTTGAACAGACCTGAGCTCACGTCTGTTCATACGTCGAGTTCAAGCAATCCGAGATTGAACTGGCTTGGTTGCATATGAACTGAGCATGAGCTGAGTCTTCCCAGCCTGACATGAGCTGACCATTAACCAAGCTCAAGGTGGCCTCAACTTGCTTGCATTCAGCTTGTTTACACCCTTATATATGCTCTTGTTGACTTCCACTTGTGCATAGAACTCTAGTAGATGATCTGGTTCCAACTTGAATACTCAGTGTTGGGGAAGTGATCTGTGCTACATCtaacaaatttctactaaattctTATTGGAGATGCTTGCCTATTTTTATAAATCATAAATGCACACATTCAAATTTTTCAATTGTCATCCTTGATCTTTTGTAGGCACGCTTGATATCACTTGTGAATCACCAGTCGTTGAGTTGCCACTCTTTCACACCTCATCTGGCCATATGTTACCAACAATACTCTGAGACTCCAGACTGCATTAAACTTCcccttttatattttatattttattttctcctgTCTCTTAGAGGATCCACTTCCCTTATAGTTATTCTAAGGAAATTGGCCTCAGCACTAGCATACCCCATTTCATTTCAAAGAATTTTTGAGGTCCAGTGTCCTAAGATAAAAATCTGGAAGCACTGTTACAATTAAGCATTCATAATAACTAATAATAACTAATGTATTCTACTTTTACTCATGCGAGTGAACACATATTATGAAGGGGAGGAATAAAACAAAGACTCTTGACATATATTTTTTACTAAGCCAACCAAATAAATTAACAAATTGGGAATCTGTAACCATGGGACCAGACCCCGAGACTAATTATATACAAAGAAGCACTCTCCCTTTCATTCCTACTCTTTCTTTCTTGCCTTACCCATGAACCCTTCAGCTTTCATTGTTTGTAATATTAAGACTTCATCACTGAAGATGTCTCCCTCTGATAACCAAACATAGCTTTCTTGACTTCTAGACACTTTTGATATTTTGAATTATCCAAAAGTATACTCTTCTACTTTGGTCCAAACATGACATGTAAATCTAACAACTATCATGTTTTAGAAAGCTTGTTGGGATGAAATAGAAAAGCATtttggaggtcatgaagaactcaacGCAATGACTTGAATTAAATACTCAACTTTACACATTATGCCTTCCAAAAATTTTGAGAACTACTACACCTTCAAAAAATGAAAAGCATTTTGGATACCACGAAGAATTCAAGGCTATGATTGGAATTAAATAGTCAATCTTACATACcatgtcttcaaaattttttgagaacaTATTATGCCTTCAAAAATgaatatcaagatatcataaattatatatcaaatacaATGGTAACTGATGACTATCCTTTACAGAGTTGAAAACAAACACTATGAGGAAATGTAGGCCACCCATAGATGTTATGTTCTTACAAGGTTCTCTCATGCAAAGCAGGCATGTCTTAGATGCTTTCACGATGGTGGATAATCAAAGGCATATGCTACATACCAAAAATGTTCTCCAAAATGGTTTGAAAGGACATGTTAATATAGAATTTTCATTTGTTCTGGATACATAGCATTATGGAGAGAAGGGAGAAACAGATTAAATTTGGCTTGTTTCTCTGACTTGTTCTATACAATTTGCATCATGTATTCTTCCTAGTACTAGTGTCCCCATAATTTCCTGCCATTACCGATTTTGAGTGTTTGAGTGAATGGTTTCAGTGGGTAGGATTCACTTCACCTTTGCCCTTTTGGTTTTATCTCTCATACTAATAAGTAACTTTGAGTTTCTTTTTGGATTAAAATTTTAATGCTAAAGAGTTTCATTCTCAAAGTAAATGTACAATAGGCTAGTAATTAATGGTGTAAGATGATTTTCTATTGTCAAATTTTTCACATAAGTCAATCACTCGCTTTGCATTCTTAGATTTCAGCCTTGTTTGGGGCTTGTTATCCTTCAGATCCTATGCAACCTTGGATATGTAGGGGATTGATTGATGCATAGCCAAGGGTATTTTGGGGTACAAAGTGATAGATAGAATCTAAATGGGATATCTGAAATTCAAAATTCTCATTCCTTTTAATAATATATAGATTTTCCACCTCCTTATCCATCATATCAAAGCAAAATCTCACAATCACAACTATCATACTCAAATAGATTGGTGTCTAGCCACATATGCTCGTATAATCATGCATCTTGGCATTAAATATCATGAcgtcaaaaaataaaaaccatgaatgactaataaaaataaaacagaaattGATGGAAGAGTGCTTGCTCATCATGGTAATATTAACAGTTATCGTTGAAGATACAAtaataaatgaaaagaaaaaaaagcaacaGATGTTTGCATACTAAACTAAATATAGGACAAATCATAGCATTTTGTTTGCCTATCAAACCACAGGCAGTGAATCCTGTTGGCCTTGTAAAACAAATAATTCACAACAGCAATAAAAATGCCACTCATTTTGTCATCATGGAAAGTTTGAGAGTGGTTCCAAGTTCCAACTATCTTCTTTTGACTAGTGTAGTTACCTTAACTGCCTTATAGAGCTTCTGTTCCTCAGCATAAAGCTTTTCAAGTGTCATGCAATGGTTTTGAGGCCTACAAGGATCACTTGCTTCTTGAACATAAGCACCTCTGTTAGACTGTGGGGGTCTGGAAGACCAGCTCCAAGACAACGCATTGAAGACCTTGGCAGACTTTAAACTCTTCCCTGTGGGCAAACAGGATGcaaatttttgactaaaataaaaatatgatacagAAAGAATCCTGCTAAGTATAGATCATAGGACTCCATACAACAAAGTGAAGGAACCAATAAACCTCAGACACATGTACATTTGTGTTCAAATTTCATATATATGTTTAGGGAGGAGCCAGTCTGGTGTAATTTTTCATGTCACAGTCATGCATGGAGCAGATAAAATCAAATTGCCATGACAGATCCTAGTGCTGCCTGTCAGTATATTAGTTCATGAAGAGCTCTTCAATCTTGAAGGAGAATTACTTGAGGTTGGAATAATGAGCAGTATAGAAGATAAAGATGCTGCAATGTATTTCTTATATTGAATCAAGAATAGGTCTGTTACTTGGACCGGTAGCCTCAGAACCAATCCAGACCCATGGACTCTGGGTCAGGTATGAACCCAAAGACATATCCTATTTGACCCAGACATAACATGAAACCAATGATTTACCTGATATAAGTTATTTTGTATAATTTTATTCTTTTGTTTTGCTTATAAATTAAATTACAGTTTTCCTTACCACCATAACCTGGCCTCTAATGTCGCCTCCCAACAAAAGTTTCCATCATCACCATTGTCCCACATCCAACCATAATTCATTatcatttatttcttttctctaatAATCTCTAGTTTTCCGCATGTGGAGCTGTTGTTGACCCAGAGTGAGATGCAATCTACACCTGACCTATAGACCAGAAGAGTCTTATAGTTCCATAGATACCAGACCGGAACCCGACCCGATTGATTGTGGGTAGGGTCTCGATAAAAACTTAGATCCAATCCCCTTTAGGATTCAGGGTCCAGGCTGGCTGGTAACCTACCCCAAGCCATCCTGATAGAACCCCTAAAACTACCTCCTACCATTCACTAAGTAGCAGTATTTGCAATGTAAACATATTCTACAGCCAAATATTCAAATTCTTTTTTTGCTAACTTTCCTCTGGCGAAAAACAATTAGTTAATGCCAGCTGAAAATTGACCAGGAATTATGATGAACATATAAAATAACCTAAACTTGTGGGGACACCCTAACTAACAATAACTTTCAATTATATGCTTTAACCACTTATTTGTTACAACCAGAACTCTGAAGCCTGACTGAATAAGGAAAAAACATGCATATTCTTCTTTGCCAAATGAATTGTAAGTATAGGCGCTACTACCTGTGAAAAAACTTCCACGATATAGAAGTTTTGAAAGAAACCATGCGCTAGTCCTGATACAACTAAAGGGTACATGGTAACAAGTCTTATCCTGTCAATCTGGTGTGCTAGATCTTTTGCAGTCACACTAAGTCGAAAAAAATACATGCAAATTCCACTCCAACATCCATATGCGAGCAAAAACAATATCAGAACCCAAACAAAACCTATACAACAAGCAGGTTAGTATTAAAAGATATAATAGAGATAACAATACTAATGTAAAGAATCATGTGGGAAGGGACTCCTCCGATGTCATAAGAACAAAGAACATACTATCATGTAAATGATATGATAAGAAACATCAGATACCCCTTTTCCCTTCAAAGTCAAAGGGATGACGCTGGCCGTCGTTGGAATCCAGAAGAACCGCGACATCCCTCCCGCTTGCTGCAGCTTTCAAGAAATAATCATCCAGCTCCTTCACAATCCCGGCCAACGTCTTCTTGCTTCTCCACACCACCAACGCCATGTCGGTATCCTTGGTGTACCAACTCACTGCGGATGAGTTATCATCCGCCAATTCTCTGACCGGAGAGTTCTCCTTGATGGGATTCAACACCAAATTCTGAGCACCCGCCAAAGCATTCTCCTTCCCTTccactttctcctcctcctccgcgtcttccccaaactccgtgTTCGTCTCCGCCCAATCTTCTTCTTCCACGGCCCCCTGCACCACCTCTCCTCCATCCTTTCTTTGAAGGACTGGAGAAGGGGAATTCGAGCAGGTTGGCAGACCGAATGGGTCCCAGAAGTCCCACGCCGAGCTGTGGACTGGAGGTGGTGGTGTCGGGCAGCTGTCGATCTCATCTACATCAATTGAGTCCTCTTCAGTACCCTCCTCGTCCCCCTCCTTCGTAATTGGGCTAAAGTGGGGAGGGGGTGGAGGAGAAGGGGGCAGAGGGGGTGGTGGGGGCGGTGAGGGGGGCAATGCGAGGCTGGGTGGGGCATTCACGGGGACCATGGACTCCACCTCTGTGAACTGCCGAAGGGTGGCGCCGGTGTTCCTCAGGGACTGGAGATACGACATGTGGGCGGCAGCGAGCTCCGCCCTGTGGCCCAGCAGCAGTTTCATGAGCCTCTTCCTCTCCCTGCATCTCTGCACCGCCTCATCCTTCTCCACCCTCGAGTGAACGCACCCCATCTCCCCCTCCTCCCCACGCCAATGCAAGGAAGAATATAGCGGTGTTCTCAAATAAAACTGGCCTCCAACCCCATAAAAAAAAGCTGaggtttttatgaaaaaattgtgGAGAACGGTTCCTAGTACTCGATATCTAGCTTAAAAGAGCAAATATGGCTACCATTCGTTCGAAAGTATTAAAAGGTCAAAAAGTGAAGAAGCCAGAGAGGCTTTTAAGACGACTGCTTTAGCTTAAAAGTTAAGCAGCATTGAAGCAAGAATCCAGAACCCCAAAAGCtgagatttttctctctcctaagaggccacagaagaaaagagaagattaGGGAAGGGAAGAGAATAGGAAAGAGTCCTCGCTAGTAGATCAACTGAAGGGAAATAGCTTCCAGTACTAGGCTAACTCATAAAGCCAAAGATAGCTACCCTTCCATGGTCTTAGATCTCGGACTGGGTTAAAGGGTCTTAGAAGAGAAAGATAAGAGAATCCAGGAAAGTTTAAATGCTAAGCGGTGGGGAGAGACCGAGTCCAAGGCCAAAGGCTGGAGATTTTACCGTTGTTACAGAgggttttcccttttttttctttttttctttttttttctttgcttcggcCGGGACAGAGGATGGGCAGTGGGAGGTCAGGAGAGGGAAGAGGAACAAAGGATAGTTGTttccagcttttttttttttttttcttctaagaaTCTGGCTTCATTTGGTGGTTTtaggaaagaggagaagaagagaataagaaaaagaaaaagaagaagaagattgtgGGGGCAGAACGGTGTAGGGAGTGTCAGATGAGAGGTGTATTCCTGTCCCCGGGACGGCGTGTCCCCTTCTTTGTCAGATGGGCTAATGGGCTCACGGGAAGGGcgagagatggagagagaaagagCGAGGAGGCGAAGGAGTACCCCCAGTGCGCGTGGGGTCTTTTATGCCCTGGCTAAAAGGAGCGTAGGGAGatggaaagaaaataaataaaaataaaaataaaaatttttatttatatatattttttaaaatatttaaatatatataaatatttttttaaaatttatatttaaatatatattcttataattttttttatatatatacccatatcatgtaatatttttaaaaattaataatttaaaattaaaaggaCTAAAATATCTTTATGGATAAATATACAAAGAGgaaaatttataaggatatatatgtaaatgacaattttatgaggatatgtatgtaaatttgattatttgaaagtatatacatacaaaaaaaatttaacataaatatatatttcttagtttgttaattcttttcttattctagtagaaaaaaattaatatatgtaactaaaataataaatttatctaatttattgatttatatagataaaatgatctttttatcaaatgatggatcaaaattattttatctagaaaATAAATAGATCGTAACCATCTATATTTTCTCTAATGTATAACAATATGCTTCTAAAAAAAGTATCTGAACTTAATATTAGATGAATAACTTGTACATATGCATAGAATGGATATAATTATGAATTTGGATATTatgtaataataaaaatttataattttattatattttattttaaaattttttatcaaaatatgtcTGTAAAGTGTATAAGGTATATCATATTGCTATAAAATGGACATAACCATCCCatcttacataaaaataaaatataatatcatattttaatatataaaatattatataatattattattatattattatattatataatatgctACTATATTATAGAGTAAGAGGGCCTAAATCTatctagatgaaatagataaaaattaaattaaaattttttacgtgTATATCattctaaacattcaaatttgcatgaatactTTTATGAAAttgctatttgtatatatattcttataattttttttatacatatatctataaagatattttagtcatttaaattttaaatcattaattttttaatggtaTTAAATGATATAGGTACATgtgcaaaaaaataagaaaaaagaaggatataCATGTAAAACAAGTATTTTGTGAGGGTATAcgtataaatatcaattttgaaagaatatttaCGCAGATTTGAATGTTTAGGAGGGTACGTacgtaaaaaattcaaaaaacaaAAACAGATGGTGACACGGGGCAATGGTGAGATAGAGGGGGAAGATGTAAAATGTAGGAAATATTTCAGATGAAACCTTCTCTTATGTTTGAGAAACCTCAGTCATAGCCAAAAGTATGTTGTATATTTTGTTTAGTGTTTTTTTTTCAAACTAacattttctaaatttttaattagaaaattataatttttaaactttatTTAGCAAAATAAAAGTCTTTCCTGATAAATATGAGACAATGGTTTGTAGCATCAAAAAATATAGGCTAGAAATAATAACTCTATGCATTTTGTATGAATTTGCAAATAGTCTTCTATATGTCTAATTACTATATTGTCAATCCTGCATCTTCTATATTGTTTTAATATAGTCTATCCTCCTTTCAATTGGAAAATCGATCTTATTTGAAGTGGATGATAATATGAAGGCTATTGGAATAGTTGCTATAGGTTATCTAGGGGAGAGTACCAATATGCAAAAAAGTATTTTGTGACATCAAGATAGAAGACAAATTTGGGAAGAAGATGTGGATATCAATTTCACATAATTTCAAGAGGTCATGAGAAATGTGCCAAAGAACCTGAGAGACTGGAGCATTGGAGATGATGAAGGCAAGCTATTGAAGAAAATTCACAACTATTTACATGGCAAGAGTTATTTACTAGTCTTGGATGATGCTTAGGTCTTAGAAAGTGGCTGATGGATATATTTGAATGATGGGCTACCAAAGAAAATGGTAGTGGAGTCATAATAATAACAAGATTTGAGTTGATGGCTAAATAGATCGGAGTTGCTAACAAGCAACTCCATCGGTGCAAATTTCTAACAGATGAAGAGAGTTGGTTTTTGTTCTCAAGGATTGCTTTTGATGAGATTTGTGAAAGCAATCTTGATTTCAAGTTGAATGAAATTGGGATGGAAATTGTAGAAACATGCAGTGGGCTTCCACCAGCAAATAAGGCTATTGATAGGGTGATGTTTTGTAAACCAACTAGTTTATTGAATGGAGATGGCTTACCAACAATTTTCATGAAGAATTGGCCCAAAACAGTAACTCTATTATGGCTTCATTGCAGCTGAGTTATGAGAACTTCCCTCTCACCTTAAATCATGTTTCCTCTATTTCTTTATTTACCTTGAAGACTATATCATTCTGAATGATCAACTAGTTCACTGATGGATTGCAGAAGGATTATCACTATGACATTAATAATGAAATTTGTGCTCTCATCTTTTCTTAGTATGAATCATGGAATTAAAATAAGAATCATCTCGTGTTTTATTCtcttagttttgatttttttctcttttcatttatGAGCTTCTGGATCAACTCATAAATTGTACATTATGTATGTAAGCATCCTCTCTTCCAAATGTTCAAGTTAGTATCTTATGTATTGTAAACAGAAGCAATCAAGTATATTATAGCTACTCTTGGTGATTGCTCATTAGTTGGATTGGAAAATTCTACATGTGAATTAATATTTTGCATCAttagcatgccattttcttgcgTACAAATGTGGTTTTGGTGATTATAAATTCAATTTTGGATGGTAATATATTAAACCTAACATTGTTAAATTCTCTGAATTGTTGGCTAAAAACTTGTGCAATTCTCTCTTGTTTTCTAAAcattaatcataaaatttatgcTCCTATCTTTTCTTAATTCTTATTTCTAAACACTAACTTGGAATTTGTGTTCTCATCTTCTATGGAATTTTGATTTGTTGCTTTTAATATGTTCTTTCCTTACTGCCTTTGATCAATCTTGGCCATAAACAAAGGCCACAAGATGGAGTGGGTGGCAGTGGCGGAGGTTGTGTGGTTGTCTTAGGGAGGAAGGTTAGGGGAGAGAATGGAGTTAGGGTTTGGGTTTGAGGGTGGGTTATGTTGGAGGGTGATGGTGATGGTGATGGTAGATCTACATCACCATATTATCTTCACATCATCTAACAAATGCCACTTTTAGTAAACTACCTCCATATCACCTACCATGTAGGCACTGCCAACAAGCTCTAACCCCAATTAAAAGGAGCATGAGTAACATTGCAAGAATCCAAAAATAGAGGGTCGATATTACAACAATTACATATATAAgagggtgttgggtataaaatacccgcggtcGAAATTTTcatcagaaaggcttcgcccggactcctacgggagccgggctccacctccgacatcagaaaggctccgcccggactcctacgggagccggactccacctccgacgtcagaaaggctccgtccggactgctacgggagccgggctccacctccgacgtcagaaaggctccgcccggactcctacgggagccgggctccacctccgacgtcagaaaggctccgctcggactcctacgggagccgggctccacctccgacatcagaaaggctccgcccggactcctacgggagccgggctccacctccgaaatcagaaaggctccgcccggactcctacgggagccgggctccacctccgatatcagaaaggctccgcccggactcctacgggagccgggctccacctccgacatcagaaaggctccgcccggactcctacgggagccgggctccaccttcgacatcagagcggttccgcccgggctcctacggaggccagactccaaccgcggccgaacctcaatcgacagatccgcaccccctcggcaggtcgcgacaacaatcatgatcctgttccaggtcctacagcggattctacgcggctccagcagcggacccattactccctgacaggctgtagcaaacggccgcgattctgtcccgctccctgcggcaggtgctgcacgatcccactactcgctgacagctagcggcaacggacgccgccccactatctgcaacaggccatacgtggcagactatgacaatagccacgagtctaccccaccactctccgcaattaatttctctgaccgtgggcggcccactaccagatggttgcaggtgtcaccatcaatccgttgccccctctgcctataaaaggggactcagatacgttattttttaagctcttttgccttatctaaaaactctgctaaattctccgttcg
Proteins encoded in this region:
- the LOC105059789 gene encoding protein ALTERED PHOSPHATE STARVATION RESPONSE 1, with the translated sequence MGCVHSRVEKDEAVQRCRERKRLMKLLLGHRAELAAAHMSYLQSLRNTGATLRQFTEVESMVPVNAPPSLALPPSPPPPPPLPPSPPPPPHFSPITKEGDEEGTEEDSIDVDEIDSCPTPPPPVHSSAWDFWDPFGLPTCSNSPSPVLQRKDGGEVVQGAVEEEDWAETNTEFGEDAEEEEKVEGKENALAGAQNLVLNPIKENSPVRELADDNSSAVSWYTKDTDMALVVWRSKKTLAGIVKELDDYFLKAAASGRDVAVLLDSNDGQRHPFDFEGKRGKSLKSAKVFNALSWSWSSRPPQSNRGAYVQEASDPCRPQNHCMTLEKLYAEEQKLYKAVKEDEIAKFLHKKKTLLLHKLEDGEHDWLKTEKTRSNIEELQCRIISLQESINGTCMSISKLRDEELHPQLVELSSGLMQMWRMMYECHQVQNHVAQQVNLLDHHLGTEPTTDSHRHATAQLETEVTSWYSSFCNLLKSQREYISIINQWVRLTDCLPDSNGIIGSASGIHGLCEELQCAFDRLPDKVAAEAIKSFVSVVHSIVLQQNQECNLQKKSVRLESRLEKELNSLWESEKHNEHTIENPVQVADSNHNPLSTKHGKLEAFKKRVEEEKAKYMNSVRMSRAMTLNNLQTSLPNVFQALMGFSSVCVQAFEGINQSTESATSHSEGISPLCA